In a genomic window of Bradyrhizobium ontarionense:
- a CDS encoding peptidyl-prolyl cis-trans isomerase: MSNAAQTLDLDDAAARPAERGGNSDASAQEVAPSRARVTALRKLVREPLLHFLVLGGLIFAADSVLHPPASNEKVITVSKALRQSFIDNFDEDKQRTPSSADLQKMIDAWVASEILYREGKALGVDRGDEMIRDRVAFKLQLLIFDQVRVPEPTEAQLRAWFADNHARFDAPERVSFFMTPATDEATARQQLEDIRGQRESEELRDQTRVILGRPVASLAGGYGEGFRDGLLKMPTGDWSLLQSNDGWHVVRLDAREPGTPAKLEDVRDEAAKIWHTDETRRQAWDAVTRLKANYTIRYEP; encoded by the coding sequence ATGTCGAATGCGGCGCAGACCTTGGATTTGGATGATGCCGCCGCACGCCCCGCTGAACGGGGCGGCAACAGCGATGCGAGTGCCCAGGAGGTCGCGCCGTCGCGAGCCCGTGTCACGGCCCTGCGCAAGCTCGTCAGGGAGCCTCTGCTGCATTTCCTCGTTCTGGGCGGGCTGATCTTCGCAGCCGACTCCGTGCTTCATCCGCCGGCCAGCAACGAAAAGGTCATCACCGTCTCCAAGGCGCTGCGCCAGTCCTTCATCGACAATTTCGACGAGGACAAGCAGCGGACGCCGAGCAGCGCCGATCTGCAGAAGATGATCGATGCCTGGGTGGCGAGCGAGATCCTGTATCGCGAAGGCAAGGCGCTTGGCGTCGATCGCGGCGACGAGATGATCCGCGATCGCGTCGCGTTCAAGCTGCAGCTCCTGATCTTCGACCAGGTGCGCGTGCCCGAGCCGACCGAAGCGCAGCTTCGCGCCTGGTTCGCCGACAATCACGCCCGGTTCGATGCGCCCGAACGCGTCAGCTTCTTCATGACGCCGGCGACCGACGAGGCGACGGCCCGGCAGCAACTCGAGGACATTCGCGGCCAGCGCGAATCCGAGGAGCTGCGCGACCAGACGCGCGTCATCCTCGGACGTCCCGTCGCGAGTCTCGCCGGCGGATACGGTGAGGGTTTTCGCGACGGGCTGCTCAAGATGCCGACGGGCGATTGGAGTCTCCTGCAATCGAACGACGGCTGGCACGTGGTGCGCCTGGATGCGCGCGAGCCGGGCACGCCCGCGAAGCTCGAGGACGTGCGCGACGAGGCCGCCAAGATCTGGCACACCGATGAGACGCGCAGGCAGGCCTGGGATGCCGTGACCCGTCTCAAGGCCAACTATACCATCCGGTACGAACCGTGA
- a CDS encoding HupE/UreJ family protein — MILHRIARLVLLAAAALAFWTPLLAHEATLGVLEFREMRPGAFIGRWTMEPTVGASRVDLRVPPHCLLRLPELNCGDKGLVGQITIGNLGADMSAALIKVIPLRGEPRSYTISTANPVVTLLGTDAPTLDTWLELARTYINFGIDHILLGADHLLFVLGLIWIVQGGWRLIKTITAFTVGHSASLAATAFGLIGVSERPLNACIALSIVFVGVEIVKQQRGEIGLTARYPWAVAFSFGLVHGIGFASALAGLGLERRILPAALLFFNVGVEIGQLLFVLLVLALIWAHRRLGAGLPRWSAELPAYAIGSVSMFWFLGRLVRVLAAA; from the coding sequence GTGATCCTGCATCGCATCGCGCGGCTCGTGCTGCTTGCCGCCGCGGCTCTCGCCTTCTGGACGCCGTTGCTCGCCCATGAAGCCACGCTCGGCGTGCTGGAGTTCCGCGAGATGCGGCCCGGTGCGTTCATCGGGCGGTGGACCATGGAGCCGACGGTCGGAGCGAGCCGCGTCGATCTCAGGGTCCCGCCGCATTGTCTGCTTCGCCTGCCGGAGCTCAATTGCGGCGACAAGGGACTGGTCGGCCAGATCACGATCGGCAATCTCGGCGCCGACATGTCGGCGGCGCTGATCAAGGTGATTCCGCTTCGCGGCGAGCCGCGCAGCTACACGATCTCGACGGCCAATCCGGTGGTCACCTTGCTCGGCACGGACGCGCCGACGCTCGACACCTGGCTGGAGCTCGCCAGGACCTACATCAATTTCGGCATCGACCACATCCTGCTGGGCGCCGATCACCTGCTGTTCGTGCTCGGCCTGATCTGGATCGTGCAGGGCGGCTGGCGCCTGATCAAGACCATCACGGCCTTTACGGTCGGGCACAGCGCCTCGCTGGCCGCAACGGCGTTCGGACTGATCGGTGTTTCCGAGCGTCCGCTCAACGCCTGTATCGCGCTCAGCATCGTGTTCGTGGGCGTCGAGATCGTCAAGCAGCAGCGCGGTGAGATCGGGTTGACCGCACGATACCCATGGGCTGTCGCCTTCAGCTTTGGTCTCGTGCATGGCATCGGCTTCGCGAGCGCGCTCGCAGGCCTTGGACTGGAGCGGCGGATCCTGCCGGCTGCGCTTCTCTTCTTCAACGTCGGTGTCGAAATCGGACAGCTCCTGTTCGTTCTGCTCGTCCTCGCACTGATCTGGGCTCATCGGCGGCTTGGCGCGGGACTGCCGCGCTGGAGTGCCGAGCTTCCCGCCTACGCGATCGGCTCCGTGTCGATGTTCTGGTTCTTGGGCCGCCTCGTGCGGGTTCTGGCGGCCGCATGA
- a CDS encoding HupE/UreJ family protein, whose amino-acid sequence MTMRKVLQSASTIALLSVLTASAALAHEQTGVGGGLASGLLHPLTGIDHLVAMVAVGIWGAQLGGVAIWVLPIVFPLVMALGAVAGILKIGLPLPELVIALSALVLGLAVALRIRVPFAAAAAIVAVFAIFHGHAHGVELPSAANPLAYGCGFVVATGLLHACGIMIGALARWPGGERVIQGVGAAIAALGGYFLAASLGAIA is encoded by the coding sequence ATGACCATGCGCAAGGTCCTGCAATCCGCATCGACGATCGCGTTGCTGTCGGTTCTGACGGCGAGCGCGGCTCTGGCCCATGAGCAGACCGGCGTCGGCGGCGGGCTTGCCAGCGGCCTGCTGCATCCATTGACCGGGATCGATCATCTCGTCGCGATGGTCGCGGTCGGCATCTGGGGCGCGCAACTGGGAGGCGTCGCGATCTGGGTGCTGCCGATCGTCTTTCCGCTCGTGATGGCGCTGGGCGCAGTTGCCGGGATCCTCAAGATTGGGCTCCCTCTCCCCGAGCTGGTGATCGCGCTCTCGGCGCTGGTGCTCGGACTGGCCGTCGCCCTGCGCATTCGCGTCCCGTTCGCGGCCGCGGCAGCGATCGTCGCGGTGTTCGCGATCTTCCACGGCCACGCGCACGGCGTCGAGCTTCCCTCCGCGGCGAATCCGCTGGCCTATGGCTGCGGCTTCGTGGTCGCGACCGGCCTTCTCCACGCCTGCGGCATCATGATCGGAGCGCTGGCGCGCTGGCCGGGCGGAGAACGGGTCATCCAGGGCGTCGGCGCGGCCATCGCCGCGCTCGGCGGCTACTTCCTGGCCGCGAGCCTCGGAGCCATCGCATGA
- a CDS encoding HupE/UreJ family protein: MICRVRTLLLAATLLLTQVQIADAHIVSARLGDFYAGALHPLLTLQDVVVWAALGLLAGTMGAASGRWLVVVFPLGLCAGLALAVSAGVAPMPPIMDAATILILGLLLAASLRIPLALLCAMAFALGVMRGAANAGELLPQTDRLLYAAGLACAGYVVITLVMALALTFRRPDTEPASNWRGIAVRAVGGWVAAVGLMMAGLSLAS, translated from the coding sequence ATGATTTGCCGCGTGAGAACGCTGCTGCTCGCAGCAACGCTGCTGCTGACGCAGGTCCAGATCGCCGACGCTCACATCGTATCGGCCCGGCTTGGCGACTTCTACGCCGGCGCGCTGCATCCCCTGCTGACGCTGCAGGACGTCGTCGTCTGGGCCGCGCTCGGCCTCCTGGCCGGCACGATGGGGGCTGCAAGCGGACGATGGCTCGTCGTGGTGTTTCCGCTCGGCCTGTGCGCGGGACTCGCGCTCGCGGTGAGCGCGGGTGTCGCTCCCATGCCACCGATCATGGATGCCGCGACAATCCTCATTCTCGGACTGCTGTTGGCGGCATCCTTGCGCATTCCCTTGGCGCTGCTTTGCGCGATGGCATTTGCCCTCGGCGTGATGCGCGGCGCGGCCAACGCCGGCGAACTGCTGCCGCAGACCGATCGCCTTCTCTATGCGGCGGGGCTTGCCTGTGCAGGCTACGTCGTCATCACCCTCGTGATGGCACTCGCGCTGACCTTCAGACGTCCGGACACCGAACCGGCCTCGAACTGGCGCGGCATCGCCGTCCGCGCCGTCGGTGGCTGGGTGGCTGCCGTCGGCCTGATGATGGCGGGACTATCGCTCGCATCCTGA
- a CDS encoding prepilin peptidase, translated as MTNAINIICILVLLLAGAGLIWTDLRDGILPDWMNALVAASGFLRTTALADLPQALWDGGAAVAVGITLLVLRHLYAITRGRQGLGLGDVKFLMAATLWAGLSGLPILLLIATTTALAAVLVLSLTGRRMTGQTALPFGPFLVIGLAGALLVQNAGDLALF; from the coding sequence GTGACGAACGCCATCAACATCATCTGCATCCTCGTGCTGCTCCTGGCCGGCGCCGGCCTGATCTGGACGGATCTACGCGACGGCATCCTTCCGGACTGGATGAATGCGCTGGTTGCTGCGAGCGGCTTCCTCCGAACGACGGCGCTCGCTGATCTCCCGCAAGCGCTATGGGATGGCGGAGCGGCCGTTGCTGTCGGTATCACGCTGCTGGTGCTGCGCCATCTCTACGCGATCACGCGCGGCAGGCAGGGATTGGGCCTCGGCGACGTCAAGTTTCTGATGGCAGCGACCCTCTGGGCTGGTCTGTCGGGGCTTCCGATCCTGCTGCTCATCGCCACGACCACGGCGCTCGCGGCGGTTCTCGTGCTCTCTTTGACCGGGCGGCGCATGACCGGCCAGACGGCTCTGCCGTTCGGTCCGTTCCTCGTCATCGGCCTTGCCGGCGCGCTCCTGGTCCAGAACGCGGGCGATCTCGCGCTTTTCTAG
- a CDS encoding general secretion pathway protein GspN — MRSLVSSLIVAAAVACVACDPLGRAWGAEAEGLEPAAPLQAAPGGRDAEPPAVGVAPVTVSTVPEATAKSANPLWDVPIAALAATRDRPLFSVSRRPPPVAAPVTVMRAPPPPPREPERPNLQLVGTVIGEEESFGIFVDPSSQTSLRLRVGASHDGWLLHALKPREAMLQKERETVSLPMPQIGQTPDGEVASGPTVAPAPPGRERVARRSR; from the coding sequence ATGCGGTCGCTCGTCAGCTCACTCATCGTTGCCGCGGCTGTTGCGTGCGTGGCCTGCGACCCGCTCGGCCGGGCGTGGGGGGCGGAAGCGGAAGGTCTTGAGCCAGCCGCGCCGCTGCAAGCCGCGCCCGGAGGCCGGGATGCCGAGCCACCGGCGGTTGGTGTGGCGCCTGTGACGGTGTCGACTGTGCCGGAAGCGACGGCGAAGAGCGCCAATCCGTTGTGGGACGTTCCGATCGCCGCGCTCGCGGCGACGCGCGACCGTCCGCTGTTCTCGGTGTCGCGCAGACCGCCGCCGGTGGCGGCCCCCGTCACGGTAATGCGCGCGCCGCCGCCTCCGCCGAGAGAACCGGAGCGGCCCAACCTGCAACTGGTCGGCACGGTGATCGGGGAGGAGGAAAGCTTTGGTATCTTCGTCGATCCATCGTCGCAGACGTCACTGCGATTGCGCGTCGGTGCCTCGCATGACGGGTGGCTGCTTCATGCCCTGAAGCCCCGCGAGGCCATGTTGCAGAAGGAGCGCGAGACGGTGAGCTTGCCGATGCCGCAGATCGGACAGACGCCCGACGGCGAGGTCGCGTCGGGGCCGACGGTGGCGCCAGCCCCGCCTGGACGAGAGCGTGTTGCGCGGCGTTCGCGCTGA